From the Harpia harpyja isolate bHarHar1 chromosome 16, bHarHar1 primary haplotype, whole genome shotgun sequence genome, one window contains:
- the LOC128153003 gene encoding uncharacterized protein LOC128153003, producing MPRRAALPPARRRAATPAAAVPVLAGLRAAAVLLCAALGAGPGRAQPTPLPRFPFQDPALPWHRRLDDLLGRLSPAELVLQVARGGAMGNGPAPPVPRLGIGPYNWNTECLRGDAEAPGWATAFPQALGLAAAFSPELVYRVANATATEVRAKHNDFAATGRYGDHTGLSCFSPVLNIMRHPLWGRNQETYGEDPFLSGELARSFVQGLQGQHPRYVKASAGCKHFSVHGGPENIPVSRLSFDAKVLERDWRTTFLPQFQACVRAGSYSFMCSYNRINGVPACANKKLLTDILRGEWGFEGYVVSDEGALELIMLGHHYTRTFLETAVASMNAGCNLELSYGMRNNVFMHIPQALAMGNITLQMLRDRVRPLFYTRMRLGEFDPPAMNPYSALDLSTVQSPEHRNLSLEAAVKSFVLLKNARGTLPLRARDLPGKHLAVVGPFADNPRVLFGDYAPVPEPRYIYTPRRGLETLPANVSFAAGCREPQCQQYSRAEVVGAAGAADVVVVCLGTGTDVETEAKDRRDLSLPGHQLELLQDAVEAAAGRPVILLLFNAGPLDVSWAQAHEGVGAILACFFPAQATGLAIARVLLGEVGANPAGRLPATWPAGMHQVPPMENYTMEGRTYRYYGQEAPLYPFGYGLSYTTFQYRDLVLSPPALPVCANLSVSVVLENTGQRDGEEVVQLYLRWEQSSVPMPRWQLVAFRRVAVPAGRETKLSFQVAAEQRAVWAQDWRLEPGTFTLFAGGQQPGQQTRAPSEVLSARFTVTGAARPLRGC from the exons ATGCCGCGCCGGGCAGCCCTCCCGCCCGCTCGGCGGAGAGCGGCGACCCCGGCAGCGGCCGTGCCGGTTCTGGCGGGGCTCCGGGCCGCCGCCGTGCTGCTGTGCGCGGCGCTGGGCGCCGGACCGGGGCGGGCTCAGCCCACCCCCTTGCCCCGCTTCCCCTTCCAGgacccggcgctgccctggcacCGCCGCCTCGACGACCTGCTGGGCCGGCTGAGCCCCGCCGAGCTGGTGCTGCAG GTGGCGAGGGGGGGAGCGATGGGGAACGGCCCCGCGCCCCCCGTTCCCCGGTTGGGCATCGGGCCGTACAACTGGAACACGGAGTGCCTTCGGGGCGATGCGGAGGCTCCCGGCTGGGCCACGGCTTTCCCCCAGGCGCTGGGGCTCGCCGCCGCCTTCAG CCCAGAGCTCGTCTACCGGGTGGCCAACGCCACCGCCACCGAGGTGAGAGCCAAGCACAACGACTTCGCCGCCACCGGCCGCTACGGTGACCACACGGGGCTCAGCTGCTTCAGCCCCGTCCTGAACATCATGAGGCACCCGCTGTGGGGCAGGAACCAG GAGACCTACGGGGAGGACCCGTTCCTGAGCGGGGAGCTGGCCCGCAGCTTcgtgcaggggctgcagggccagcacCCCCGCTACGTCAAGGCCAGCGCCGGCTGCAAGCACTTCAGCGTGCACGGGGGCCCCGAGAACATCCCCGTCTCCAGGCTCAGCTTCGACGCCAAG GTGCTGGAGCGGGACTGGCGTACCACCTTCCTGCCCCAGTTCCAGGCGTGCGTGCGCGCCGGCTCCTACAGCTTCATGTGCAGCTACAACAG GATCAACGGTGTTCCCGCCTGTGCCAACAAGAAGCTGCTGACGGACATCCTGCGCGGCGAGTGGGGGTTTGAGGGCTACGTGGTGAGCGACGAGGGGGCCCTGGAGCTCATCATGCTGGGGCACCACTACACGCGCACCTTCCTGGAGACGGCGGTCG CCTCGATGAACGCCGGCTGTAACCTGGAGCTCTCCTACGGCATGAGGAACAACGTCTTCATGCACATCCCCCAGGCTCTGGCCATGGGCAACATCACGCTGCAG ATGCTGCGTGACCGGGTCCGGCCCCTCTTCTACACACGGATGCGGCTGGGGGAGTTCGACCCCCCGGCCATGAACCCTTACAGCGCCCTGGACCTGAGCACTGTGCAGAGCCCCGAGCACCGCAACCTCTCGTTGGAAGCTGCTGTCAAGAGCTTCGTGCTGCTGAAGAACGCACGGGGGACGCTGCCCCTCCGGGCTCGGGACCTGCCCGGCAAGCACCTCGCG GTGGTGGGTCCCTTCGCCGACAACCCCCGGGTGCTGTTCGGGGACTACGCGCCGGTGCCGGAGCCGCGGTACATCTACACTCCCCG GAGGGGGCTGGAGACGCTGCCGGCCAACGTCAGCTTCGCGGCAGGCTGCCGTGAGCCGCAGTGCCAGCAGTACTCACGGGCGGAGGTGGTGGGTGCAGCAGGGGCAGCCGACGTGGTGGTGGTCTGCCTGGGGACAG GGACGGATGTGGAGACGGAGGCGAAGGACCGGAGGGACTTGTCCCTGCCGGGCcaccagctggagctgctgcaggatgccGTGGAGGCGG ccgcCGGGCGCCCCGTCATCCTGCTGCTGTTCAACGCGGGGCCCCTGGACGTGAGCTGGGCGCAGGCGCACGAGGGCGTGGGGGCCATCCTGGCGTGCTTCTTCCCCGCCCAGGCCACCGGCCTCGCCATCGCCAGGGTCCTGCTGGGCGAGGTGGGGGCCAACCCAGCCGGCAGGCTGCCGGCCACGTGGCCCGCAGGCATGCACCAG GTGCCACCGATGGAGAACTACACCATGGAGGGGCGAACGTACCGGTACTATGGGCAGGAGGCCCCGCTCTATCCCTTTGGCTACGGGCTGTCCTACACCACCTTCCAGTACCGGGACCTGGTGCTGAGCCCCCCAGCGCTGCCCGTCTGTGCCAACCTCTCCGTGTCCGTGGTGCTGGAGAACACGGGGCAGAGGGATGGCGAGGAG GTGGTGCAGCTGTACCTGCGGTGGGAGCAGTCGTCCGTGCCGATGCCCCGCTGGCAGCTGGTGGCTTTCCGCCGCGTGGCCGTGCCGGCCGGCCGGGAGACCAAGCTGTCCTTCCAGGTGGCGGCCGAGCAGCGTGCCGTCTGGGCACAGGACTGGCGCCTCGAGCCCGGCACCTTCACCCTCTTTGCCGGCGGGCAGCAGCCAGGCCAGCAGACGCGGGCGCCCTCGGAGGTGCTGAGCGCACGGTTCACCGTCACTGGCGCAGCCCGGCCCCTGCGTGGGTGCTAG